In Mycobacterium branderi, the DNA window ACGACCTCGAGGAAGAGGGCGTGACGCCGCTGCGCGCGCGTATCGCCGAGCGGCTCGACCAGAGCGGACCCACTGTCAGCCAGACCGTGTCCCGGATGGAGCGCGACGGGCTGGTGCACGTCGCCGGCGATCGGCACCTCGAGTTGACCGACAAGGGCCGGGCGCTGGCCATCGCCGTGATGCGCAAGCACCGGCTCGCCGAGCGGCTGCTGGTCGATGTCATCGGGCTGCCGTGGGAAGACGTGCATGCCGAGGCCTGCCGCTGGGAGCACGTCATGAGCGAGGACGTCGAGCGTCGCCTGGTGCAGGTGCTCAACAACCCGACCACCTCGCCGTTCGGCAACCCGATCCCCGGGCTGCTGGACCTCGGCGTGGAATCCGGCGCTGAGGACGCCAACCTGGTGCGGTTGACCGAGCTGCCGGCCGGCTCCCCGGTCGCGGTGGTGGTGCGCCAGCTCACCGAGCATGTCCAGGGCGACATCGACCTGATCACCCGCCTGAAGGACGCCGGCGTGGTGCCCAACGCGCGAGTCACTGTCGAGACCAACCCGGCCGGCGGTGTGACGATCGTGATACCGGGCCACGAGAACGTGAGCTTGCCGCACGAGATGGCCCACGCCGTCAAGGTCGAGAAGGTCTAGCGCGCTTAGCTTGCGCGGCCGAAGCTCCGCCGCGGCGGTAGCCGCACCCCGAGCCGGCGAGCCAGCCGATAGCCGGTGAGCGCGAGCTCCCGGATGTTCTCCGGCCGCAGCCCCGACTGCAACGCGGTGTCGAGCATGCCCGCCATCCGGTGGCCGGGCTCGCAGCGCAGCGCGGCCTCCAGCGACACCCCGGCCAGCGGCCCGTCGCCGCGGGCGTACGCGCTGAACGCCAGCAACACCAGCGCTTCGGTCCGCCACGGCGCGGGCAGGCGGCGCGACAGCAGCGCCCACAGCGACTCGGCGGCACCGGCGTTCTCGCCGACGGCAAGGGCGTAGAGCGTGTCGCGGACCTGCACGTCAACCAGCGCGCAGCCCAGCCGGGCCACCTCCGCATCGTCGAGCCCGTGTCCGTCAGCTACCCGCGCCGCGGCGGCCATCGCCGCTTCCACGTCGCGGCGGCCGCAGCCGACCGGATCCGCGCGGCACGCGGCGTCGCGGGCCGCGGCGCATTGCTCGACGAGCGCGGCCAGTTCGGCACTGTCGTCGGCGGCGATGACCGCCTGCAGGTCGGCACGTCGCGCGTACAGCCGCCGGCCGTCCAGCACCGCGGCCAGCGCCAGCGGCGACGCCGACGGGTCGTCGACCGGCCCGGCCGAACCGCAGCCGTCGACGCAGTGCCACCGCCCGCCGGGAGCCACCCGGTCCACTACATGCGCGGCCCACAACACGATGTCGCGTTGCGCCAACTCGTCGGTGAGGGTGGCGCACAGCTCCCGGTATTCCTCGTTGCAGACCGGACAGCCGGCGCCGTCGGCGTCGACCAGGACCGCGATGGCAGCCTCGGGATCCGCTGCGGCGGCGACGTCCGCAAGGTGCCCCAGCCGGCCGGGCAGCTTGTCGGACAGGTCGACGCGCATGACCGAGCCGAGCTCGCCGGCGTCGATCGACACCAGCACCAGTGATTTTTCCGGGACAAAACCCAAGACGGCCGGCAGCGCGGCGATCAATGCGCCGGGGCGGTTCAGTTCAAAGTCTGTTCGATGCGTTGTCATAGCGCGAACGCTGGCAACCGGCACCGTCACGGTGTGCACGGGCGGGCCCCGCGATCGGCCCGCTGGGGACGAACTCGCAACTGTGTATCGCGCCGTCGGCGTGCGAGATTTGACGAATCAGCGTAGATGTCTATCTCATGGGTTCGATGCGGGAGTACGACCTGGTTGTCATCGGTTCTGGTCCGGGCGGGCAGAAAGCGGCGATCGCCGCGGCCAAGCTTGGCAAGTCGGTCGCCGTCGTCGAGCGCGGCCGGATGCTGGGCGGGGTCTGCGTCAACACCGGAACTATCCCGTCGAAAACGTTGCGGGAAGCGGTGGTCTATCTCACCGGGATGAGCCAGCGCGAACTGTACGGCGCGAGTTATCGCGTCAAGGACAAGATCACCCCGGCCGACCTGTTGGCCCGCACCCAGCACGTGATCGGCAAGCAAGTCGACGTGGTGCGAAATCAGTTGATGCGCAACCGAATTGACCTGATCGTCGGACATGGTCGCTTCGTCGACCCACATACCATTCTGGTGGAGGACGCGTCGCGCGGCGAACGTGTCACCGTCTCCGGCGACTTCATCGTGATCGCCACCGGCACCAAGCCGGTGCGGCCCGGCGGGGTCGAGTTCGACGAGGAACGCGTGCTGGACTCCGACGGCATTCTCGATCTCAAGTCGCTGCCGTCGTCGATGGTGGTGGTTGGCGCCGGCGTGATCGGCATCGAATACGCGTCGATGTTCGCCGCGCTGGGCACCAAGGTGACGGTCGTGGAAAAGCGCGAGACGATGCTGGACTTCTGCGACCCGGAGATCGTCGAGGCGCTGAAATTCCATCTGCGGGACCTGGCCGTCACGTTCCGGTTCGGCGAGGAGGTCACCGCGGTGGACGTCGGCTCCGTCGGCACCGTCACCACGCTGGCCAGCGGCAAGCAGATCCCCGCCGAGACCGTGATGTACTCCGCGGGGCGCCAGGGCCAGACCGAGGATCTCGACCTGGACAAGGCCGGGTTGGAGACCGACCACCGCGGCCGGATTTTCGTCGACGACCAGTTCTGCACCAAGGTCGACCACATCTACGCCGTCGGCGACGTGATCGGCTTCCCCGCCCTGGCCGCCACCTCGATGGACCAGGGCCGGCTGGCCGCCTATCACGCGTTCGGCGAGCCCACCGACGGCATGACCGATCTGCAGCCGATCGGCATCTACTCGATCCCGGAGGTCTCCTACGTGGGCGCCACCGAGGTCGAGCTGACCAAGGACGCGATCCCCTACGAGGTGGGGGTGGCCCGCTACCGCGAGCTGGCCCGCGGCCAGATCGCCGGCGACTCCTACGGCATGCTCAAGCTGCTCGCGTCGACCGAGGACCGCACGCTGCTCGGCGTGCACATCTTCGGCACCAGCGCCACCGAGATGGTGCACATCGGGCAGGCCGTGATGGGCTGCGGCGGCACCGTCGACTACCTGGTCGACGCGGTGTTCAACTATCCGACGTTCTCGGAGGCCTACAAGGTGGCGGCACTCGACGTCACGAACAAGATGCGGGCGCTCAACCAGTTCCGCAGTTAGCAGGGGTCGTTAAAGGCTTGCGGGGCAACATCGCCCGGCCCGCCGGCCTCGGCACGGTCCAATAGCGCGGTGGTCTGCTCGTCGAATGGCGCCGAATACGAGACGTTTTCCTCGCAGCCGCCGCCGTCCAGCCCACCGATCACGCCCGTCACCGTCGACCCGCTGATCCACGGCGCGCCGCTGGTGCCGTCGACCAGCCCGGCACAGGGCAGCGTGGGGTAGGTCCCCTGCGTCAGCGCCGTTTCGGCCCGGCAGCCGATCGGCGCGCCACCGGCGCCGACCGGATAGCCGACGACGCTGACCCGGGTGCCCGGTCCGGGGGCGCTGCCCAGCGACAGCGCTGAGCCGGCCCTCGCCTCGACCGCGGCACCGTCGGGGCGGCTGACCCGCGCGATCGCATAGTCGGCGCGCGGGTCCTGGGTCGCCAGCCAGCGCGGATCGAGATACACGGTGTCGACCGTCCAGACCTCGGCCGGCGGGGCGGACCCCGAAAACCCAGGGACGAAGTTCGTCGGCAACCCCGCGGCCAGGCAGTGCGCCGCCGTGAGCACCAGGTCGCCGCCGGCGGAATGCAGCACCGAGCCGGTACAGGTGTGCAGGTCACCGCCGCCGAGAAAGATCGCGCCCACCCGCGGGTCGGGCGGCACCGGGCCCGCCGCAATGCCGTTGACCACGGCATGCTCGGACGTGGCGGTGATCGGCGCCGACGCCGCCCGCTGCCCGCACGCCGCCAGCAGCACGGCCAGCACCGACAGGCCCGCCACCACTCGTCGCATCACCGCCGATCATGCCCGATCATGCGGAATGCGGTCTTCCGGCACCGCGTTTGGACGTACGGGCGGGTGTTGCCCGCCGATCTGCGAGAGACTGTATGAGGCGGTGCGATACGCCGCGCCACGACGAGGAGGCAATCGATGGGCCACCACCAGCCCCCGGACCAGGGACAGAACTACCAGCCCGAACAGAACGGGATGTATGAGCTCGAGTTCCCCGCGCCGCAGTTGTCGTCGTCGGATGGGCGCGGACCGGTACTGGTGCATGCCTTGGAGGGCTTTTCCGACGCAGGTCACGCGATCCGGCTGGCCGCCACCCACCTCAAAGAGGCGCTGGACACCGAGCTGGTGGCGTCGTTTGCGATCGACGAGCTGCTGGACTACCGCTCGCGACGCCCGCTGATGACGTTCAAGACCGACCACTTCACCAGCTACGACGACCCCGAGCTGAGCCTGTACGCCCTGCACGACAGCGTCGGCACGCCGTTTCTGCTGCTAGCCGGCATGGAGCCTGACCTAAAGTGGGAGCGCTTCATCAGCGCGGTGCGACTGCTGGCCGAACGTCTCGGGGTCCGGCAGACCATCGGCCTGGGCACCATCCCGATGGCGGTCCCCCACACCCGGCCGGTGACCATGACGGCGCACTCCAACAACCGCGAGCTGATCGCCGATTTCACCCCATGGATCGCCGAGGTCCAGGTGCCCGGCAGCGCGTCGAACCTGCTCGAGTACCGAATGGCCCAGCACGGCCACGAGGTAGTCGGGTTCACCGTGCACGTCCCGCACTACCTGGCCCAGACCGACTATCCGGCCGCCGCGCAGGCGCTGCTGGAACAGGTCGCCAAAACCGGATCGCTGCAGCTGCCGTTGCAGGCCCTCGAAGAAGCGGCGGCCGACATCCAGGCCAAGATCGACGAGCAGGTCGAGGCCAGCCCGGAGGTGGCCCAAGTGGTAGCTGCGCTGGAGCGCCAGTACGATGCGTTTGTCGCCGCTCAGGAGAACAGGTCGCTGCTGACGCGCGACGAGGATCTGCCCAGTGGCGATGAGCTGGGCGCGGAGTTCGAGCGGTTTTTGGCCCAGCAGGCCGAAAAGAAGTTCGACGACGACGACCCGACCTGACCTTTGGCGATGCGGCCGGAGAGCGAGGTTGGCGGCATGACCAGACTCCGGCCGGTGCGTGAGGTGACGCCGTCACTGCAGTTCCGCACCATCCACGGTTACCGGCGCGCCTTCCGGATCGCGGGTTCCGGGCCGGTCATTTTGCTGATCCACGGGATCGGCGACAATTCCACCACCTGGGAACCGGTGCACGCCAAGCTGGCGCAGCGGTTCACCGTGATCGCGGTCGACCTGCTGGGCCACGGGCAGTCGGACAAGCCCCGCGCCGACTACTCGGCCGCGGCCTACGCCAACGGGATGCGTGATCTGCTGTCGGTGCTCGACATCGAGCGGGTCACCGTCGTCGGCCATTCGCTCGGTGGCGGCGTGGCGATGCAATTCGCTTACCAGTTCCCGCAATTGGTCGAGCGGCTGGTGCTGGTCGGCGCCGGCGGTATCACCAAGGACGTCAACCTGGTGCTGCGGCTGGCCTCGCTGCCGCTGGGCGGCGAGGCGCTGGCGCTGCTGCGGCTGCCGTTGGTGCTCCCGGCCGTGCAGATCGCCGGTCGTGCGGCGGGCTGGCTTCTGGGCTCCACCGCACTGGGCCGCGACCTGCCCGACGTGCTGCGGATACTGGCCGACCTGCCCGAGCCGACGGCATCGTCGGCCTTCACCCGCACCCTGCGTGCAGTGGTGGACTGGCGCGGTCAGATGGTCACCGTGCTGGACCGATGTTATTTGATGGAATCCCTTCCAGTGCAGATCATTTGGGGCACCGACGATGTCGTGGTGCCGGTCAGCCATGCGCGGATGGCGCACGCCGCGATGCCCGGGTCACGCCTCGAGATCTTCGAGCGCTCCGGGCATTTCCCGTTCCACGACGACCCCGACCGCTTCATCGAAGTCGTCGAGCAATTCATCGATACCACCAAACCCGCCGAGTACGACCACGCGGCGCGGCGCGAGTTGTTGCGC includes these proteins:
- the sthA gene encoding Si-specific NAD(P)(+) transhydrogenase, which translates into the protein MREYDLVVIGSGPGGQKAAIAAAKLGKSVAVVERGRMLGGVCVNTGTIPSKTLREAVVYLTGMSQRELYGASYRVKDKITPADLLARTQHVIGKQVDVVRNQLMRNRIDLIVGHGRFVDPHTILVEDASRGERVTVSGDFIVIATGTKPVRPGGVEFDEERVLDSDGILDLKSLPSSMVVVGAGVIGIEYASMFAALGTKVTVVEKRETMLDFCDPEIVEALKFHLRDLAVTFRFGEEVTAVDVGSVGTVTTLASGKQIPAETVMYSAGRQGQTEDLDLDKAGLETDHRGRIFVDDQFCTKVDHIYAVGDVIGFPALAATSMDQGRLAAYHAFGEPTDGMTDLQPIGIYSIPEVSYVGATEVELTKDAIPYEVGVARYRELARGQIAGDSYGMLKLLASTEDRTLLGVHIFGTSATEMVHIGQAVMGCGGTVDYLVDAVFNYPTFSEAYKVAALDVTNKMRALNQFRS
- a CDS encoding metal-dependent transcriptional regulator — protein: MNDLVDTTEMYLRTIYDLEEEGVTPLRARIAERLDQSGPTVSQTVSRMERDGLVHVAGDRHLELTDKGRALAIAVMRKHRLAERLLVDVIGLPWEDVHAEACRWEHVMSEDVERRLVQVLNNPTTSPFGNPIPGLLDLGVESGAEDANLVRLTELPAGSPVAVVVRQLTEHVQGDIDLITRLKDAGVVPNARVTVETNPAGGVTIVIPGHENVSLPHEMAHAVKVEKV
- a CDS encoding proteasome assembly chaperone family protein — protein: MGHHQPPDQGQNYQPEQNGMYELEFPAPQLSSSDGRGPVLVHALEGFSDAGHAIRLAATHLKEALDTELVASFAIDELLDYRSRRPLMTFKTDHFTSYDDPELSLYALHDSVGTPFLLLAGMEPDLKWERFISAVRLLAERLGVRQTIGLGTIPMAVPHTRPVTMTAHSNNRELIADFTPWIAEVQVPGSASNLLEYRMAQHGHEVVGFTVHVPHYLAQTDYPAAAQALLEQVAKTGSLQLPLQALEEAAADIQAKIDEQVEASPEVAQVVAALERQYDAFVAAQENRSLLTRDEDLPSGDELGAEFERFLAQQAEKKFDDDDPT
- a CDS encoding trypsin-like serine peptidase, with protein sequence MRRVVAGLSVLAVLLAACGQRAASAPITATSEHAVVNGIAAGPVPPDPRVGAIFLGGGDLHTCTGSVLHSAGGDLVLTAAHCLAAGLPTNFVPGFSGSAPPAEVWTVDTVYLDPRWLATQDPRADYAIARVSRPDGAAVEARAGSALSLGSAPGPGTRVSVVGYPVGAGGAPIGCRAETALTQGTYPTLPCAGLVDGTSGAPWISGSTVTGVIGGLDGGGCEENVSYSAPFDEQTTALLDRAEAGGPGDVAPQAFNDPC
- a CDS encoding DUF4192 domain-containing protein; the encoded protein is MTTHRTDFELNRPGALIAALPAVLGFVPEKSLVLVSIDAGELGSVMRVDLSDKLPGRLGHLADVAAAADPEAAIAVLVDADGAGCPVCNEEYRELCATLTDELAQRDIVLWAAHVVDRVAPGGRWHCVDGCGSAGPVDDPSASPLALAAVLDGRRLYARRADLQAVIAADDSAELAALVEQCAAARDAACRADPVGCGRRDVEAAMAAAARVADGHGLDDAEVARLGCALVDVQVRDTLYALAVGENAGAAESLWALLSRRLPAPWRTEALVLLAFSAYARGDGPLAGVSLEAALRCEPGHRMAGMLDTALQSGLRPENIRELALTGYRLARRLGVRLPPRRSFGRAS
- a CDS encoding alpha/beta fold hydrolase, yielding MTRLRPVREVTPSLQFRTIHGYRRAFRIAGSGPVILLIHGIGDNSTTWEPVHAKLAQRFTVIAVDLLGHGQSDKPRADYSAAAYANGMRDLLSVLDIERVTVVGHSLGGGVAMQFAYQFPQLVERLVLVGAGGITKDVNLVLRLASLPLGGEALALLRLPLVLPAVQIAGRAAGWLLGSTALGRDLPDVLRILADLPEPTASSAFTRTLRAVVDWRGQMVTVLDRCYLMESLPVQIIWGTDDVVVPVSHARMAHAAMPGSRLEIFERSGHFPFHDDPDRFIEVVEQFIDTTKPAEYDHAARRELLRNGGGASTVSGPHETRVAVLNAMGSDERSAT